The following coding sequences lie in one Candidatus Zixiibacteriota bacterium genomic window:
- a CDS encoding Glu/Leu/Phe/Val dehydrogenase has translation MKQPRRSVIVNLPIQMDNGTFRVFTGYRVQHSIVRGPAKGGIRFHPKVSLDEVQALASWMTWKCAVVNIPFGGAKGGITCDPKKMSKGELERLTRRYTADLLDIFGPDSDVPAPDVNTNEQTMAWIMDTYSMHVRHTEAAVVTGKPFVVGGSHGRREATGRGVMLAVREAYKALGRDLKKATAGVVGFGNVGSVAAELLHALGVKIVAVTDVMGGVMNTSGLDIPRLIAHTAATGSVVGFPGTTPVTNDELVALDVEILVPAALENLITAENAGDVKAKLIAEGANGPTTPEADAILDKKGVFIIPDILCNAGGVTVSYFEWVQNRIGYYWTEDEVNRRLEIAMVAAFNDVHAMAQQYQVNMRTAAFMLGLKRVIDVIMLRGVYA, from the coding sequence ATGAAACAGCCGCGTCGGAGCGTCATAGTTAACCTGCCGATCCAGATGGACAACGGGACATTTCGAGTCTTTACCGGCTATCGCGTCCAGCACTCGATCGTCCGCGGCCCGGCCAAGGGCGGGATTCGCTTTCATCCCAAGGTCTCGCTCGATGAAGTGCAGGCCCTCGCCAGTTGGATGACTTGGAAATGCGCGGTCGTGAATATCCCCTTCGGCGGCGCCAAGGGCGGAATTACCTGCGATCCAAAGAAGATGTCCAAGGGCGAGCTCGAACGCCTGACCCGCCGCTACACCGCCGATCTGCTCGATATCTTCGGCCCCGACTCCGACGTGCCCGCGCCCGACGTCAACACCAACGAACAGACGATGGCGTGGATCATGGATACTTATTCGATGCATGTGCGGCACACCGAAGCCGCCGTGGTAACGGGCAAGCCGTTCGTCGTCGGCGGGTCGCACGGTCGCCGTGAGGCCACGGGCCGCGGCGTCATGCTGGCCGTGCGCGAAGCTTACAAGGCGCTGGGCAGGGATCTAAAAAAAGCGACCGCCGGTGTCGTTGGCTTCGGCAACGTCGGCTCGGTCGCGGCCGAACTGCTGCATGCACTCGGCGTCAAGATCGTCGCCGTCACCGACGTGATGGGCGGAGTGATGAACACCAGCGGCCTTGACATTCCGCGTCTGATCGCGCACACTGCCGCCACTGGCTCGGTCGTTGGCTTCCCCGGCACCACGCCGGTCACCAATGACGAACTCGTCGCGCTCGATGTCGAAATCCTCGTGCCGGCGGCACTGGAAAATCTGATCACCGCCGAAAACGCCGGCGACGTCAAGGCCAAACTCATCGCCGAGGGCGCCAACGGCCCGACTACGCCCGAGGCAGACGCCATCCTCGACAAAAAGGGCGTGTTCATCATTCCCGATATTCTCTGCAACGCCGGCGGCGTGACGGTGTCGTACTTCGAGTGGGTCCAAAATCGCATCGGCTATTACTGGACGGAGGACGAAGTCAATCGCCGCCTCGAGATCGCGATGGTGGCCGCATTCAACGACGTCCATGCGATGGCGCAGCAATACCAAGTCAACATGCGCACCGCGGCATTCATGCTGGG